One window of Bacillus sp. THAF10 genomic DNA carries:
- the nagB gene encoding glucosamine-6-phosphate deaminase gives MDIITTASYKEMSKVASSIIISNLRVKQNLVLGLATGSTPKGTYQYLVEDYKQNRTDYSKVKAFNLDEYIGLGLDHRNSYYSFMQKNLFQSINMKSENTFIPNGTAKDIFSECQSYENKLAQHGPIDIQLLGLGQNGHIGFNEPGTSFQSTTHLVELTHSTINANARFFESSDEVPTHAITMGIHTIMQAKKILLLISGKNKQDAFQKLLYGELSEKFPASILQTHPNVTIIADKDVLQNNRTIA, from the coding sequence ATGGATATTATTACGACTGCATCATATAAAGAAATGAGCAAAGTAGCTTCATCCATTATCATTTCAAATCTTCGAGTAAAACAAAATCTCGTCCTTGGTCTTGCAACAGGTAGCACCCCAAAGGGTACGTATCAATACTTAGTAGAAGATTATAAACAAAACCGCACTGATTATAGCAAGGTGAAGGCCTTTAACCTTGATGAATATATCGGACTAGGATTAGACCATCGGAACAGTTATTATTCGTTTATGCAAAAAAATCTTTTTCAATCTATCAATATGAAATCAGAAAATACGTTTATTCCAAATGGAACAGCGAAGGATATTTTCAGTGAATGTCAATCTTACGAAAATAAACTTGCTCAACACGGACCAATTGATATTCAGCTACTTGGTTTAGGTCAAAACGGGCATATCGGCTTTAATGAGCCAGGAACTTCTTTTCAAAGCACCACCCATCTTGTCGAGTTAACTCATTCCACTATAAATGCTAATGCCCGTTTCTTTGAAAGCAGCGATGAGGTTCCTACACATGCCATTACAATGGGAATCCACACCATTATGCAGGCGAAAAAGATACTCCTTCTCATATCAGGGAAAAATAAACAAGATGCATTCCAAAAGCTTCTTTACGGAGAATTATCAGAAAAATTTCCAGCTTCCATCCTGCAAACACATCCTAATGTTACGATCATTGCAGATAAAGATGTGCTTCAAAATAATCGCACCATTGCATGA
- a CDS encoding M2 family metallopeptidase, with protein sequence MQISTFLQDQNDHFQRLLKESTHASWMAQTTGEKKWAEEAGKASAQFNLFYSDKQKYEQVKVFLQDTTLSEDERRQLELLEKAMKENQLDQKTIEELSALSSELNYIFNTYTPEVDGKKLSANDIRNILLNSKNCVEREKAWKASKEVGGAVSSKLLELVKKRNKAARTLGYDNYYQMAFANQELNLEEIFSMFENLLDQSEETFRLLKHELDKELAHKFSINIEDLRPWHYADPFFQEAPANDKTNLDGYFKGKDLKQLTADTFDSMDMPIDGLYASSDLSPREGKNPTAFCMDMNRDGDIRVLCNNLDNTYWMGTMLHEFGHAAYNKYVNRDLPYLLRSFAHILTTEAIAMLFGKMTENREWLSKFLKLDETKLESVMPDLEKHEQLKMLVSARWIITFVFFERKLYENPDQDLPSLWWETVEKIQLLNPPEDKSNPDWAAKIHFTLAPVYYQNYLLGELTAAQLYHYIHTHISKEFFNVGVGAFIRDEFLAPGASYHWNKKIEKVTGEPLNPDYFVKSYCRTEKEIY encoded by the coding sequence ATGCAGATTTCAACTTTTTTGCAAGATCAAAACGATCATTTTCAAAGACTATTAAAAGAATCAACGCATGCGAGCTGGATGGCGCAAACTACAGGGGAAAAGAAGTGGGCAGAGGAAGCTGGAAAGGCTTCTGCACAATTTAATTTATTCTACTCGGATAAACAAAAATACGAGCAAGTAAAAGTTTTTTTGCAAGACACAACTCTTTCAGAAGACGAGAGAAGACAGCTTGAATTATTAGAAAAGGCTATGAAAGAAAATCAATTAGATCAAAAAACCATAGAAGAACTTTCCGCTCTGTCTTCTGAGTTAAACTACATATTTAATACATATACACCAGAAGTTGATGGAAAGAAGCTATCTGCAAATGATATTCGAAACATTTTACTTAATAGTAAAAACTGTGTAGAAAGAGAAAAAGCTTGGAAAGCTAGTAAAGAGGTTGGTGGTGCCGTTTCAAGTAAATTGTTAGAGCTTGTTAAGAAAAGAAACAAGGCTGCCCGCACACTTGGTTATGATAATTATTATCAAATGGCTTTTGCTAATCAAGAGTTAAACCTAGAAGAGATATTTTCTATGTTTGAGAACCTTCTCGACCAATCTGAAGAGACATTTCGCCTTTTAAAACACGAACTAGACAAAGAGTTAGCACACAAGTTTTCTATAAATATAGAGGACTTAAGACCATGGCATTATGCTGATCCCTTTTTCCAAGAAGCGCCAGCCAATGACAAGACGAACTTAGACGGCTACTTCAAAGGCAAAGACTTAAAGCAGCTGACTGCGGATACGTTTGACTCTATGGATATGCCAATTGACGGGTTATATGCTTCTTCTGACTTAAGCCCGAGAGAAGGGAAAAATCCAACAGCTTTTTGTATGGATATGAACCGAGATGGTGATATAAGAGTGCTCTGTAATAACCTTGATAATACATATTGGATGGGTACCATGCTCCATGAATTTGGTCATGCGGCGTATAATAAATATGTAAACCGAGATCTGCCTTACCTTTTACGAAGCTTTGCTCACATTTTGACAACAGAAGCGATTGCCATGCTCTTTGGAAAAATGACAGAGAATAGAGAATGGCTCTCGAAATTTCTAAAATTAGATGAAACGAAACTTGAGTCGGTTATGCCGGACTTGGAAAAGCATGAGCAGTTGAAAATGCTTGTTTCTGCACGTTGGATTATTACATTCGTTTTCTTTGAAAGAAAATTATATGAAAATCCAGATCAAGATCTCCCTTCACTCTGGTGGGAAACAGTAGAAAAGATTCAGCTGTTAAACCCTCCAGAGGACAAGTCAAATCCCGACTGGGCAGCAAAAATTCATTTTACACTTGCGCCGGTTTATTACCAGAATTACTTGTTAGGAGAACTAACAGCAGCTCAGCTATACCATTACATCCACACACACATCTCAAAAGAATTTTTCAATGTAGGAGTTGGAGCATTCATACGTGATGAATTTTTAGCTCCAGGTGCAAGCTACCATTGGAACAAAAAGATTGAAAAAGTAACAGGGGAGCCACTAAACCCTGACTATTTTGTCAAATCATATTGTCGAACAGAAAAAGAGATATATTAG
- a CDS encoding GNAT family N-acetyltransferase codes for MPMLRTERLQLRNLSMKDSDTIYAYFSQPEMTRFYGMEPFQTKLDADKFIKDFLDDYTNLYRWGIVEKESGKLIGTCGFHAISDKHARAEIGYEIDLPYWGKGYATEAITAIIHYGFDSMKYNRIGANVYPENISSRKVLEKVGFTHEGLLRGYLYQGGVYHDANVFSILKKDFFHEDLEL; via the coding sequence GTGCCAATGCTGAGAACAGAAAGACTTCAGTTGCGCAACTTATCAATGAAAGATTCTGACACTATCTACGCATATTTTTCTCAACCAGAAATGACAAGATTTTATGGTATGGAGCCATTTCAAACAAAGCTTGACGCAGATAAATTTATTAAAGATTTCCTTGATGACTACACCAATCTTTACAGATGGGGAATCGTCGAAAAGGAATCTGGGAAATTAATAGGAACGTGCGGATTTCATGCAATATCAGACAAGCATGCCAGAGCAGAAATAGGCTATGAAATTGATTTGCCTTATTGGGGTAAAGGGTATGCAACTGAAGCAATTACAGCTATCATTCATTATGGTTTTGATTCGATGAAGTATAATCGCATTGGAGCTAATGTGTATCCAGAGAATATTTCTTCAAGAAAAGTATTAGAAAAAGTCGGTTTTACCCATGAGGGATTACTTAGGGGCTATCTTTACCAGGGTGGAGTCTACCATGATGCAAATGTGTTTTCCATTTTAAAAAAGGATTTCTTTCATGAAGACCTGGAGCTTTAA
- a CDS encoding GNAT family N-acetyltransferase: protein MYQIKRLSECTLNQAVEAWNKGFEGYFFDAKMDVDRFSARLGMENISASFSLVAFDGENPIGLLLSGVRTIGKNKVAWNGGTGVATAYRRKGVGKLLLDHALEIYSAEGVTLSTLEAIGENEKAISLYQAKGYEVVDKVIHLSTEGQPEFNDSYPFMTVYNSASAAPHLSLYQTDTPWQSQWWCMKEGQTLQLLSDEGETVAYAMFKRQYTEDGTLNAVIVTHCFIKNEMENHDRVLESMFSQLFPYSATNYQRMVAFFQPSNMPVYQYLLEKGFEHKIEQVWMKKSIKSPVPERN, encoded by the coding sequence ATGTATCAGATTAAAAGATTAAGTGAATGTACATTAAATCAGGCCGTTGAAGCATGGAACAAGGGTTTTGAGGGTTACTTTTTTGATGCTAAAATGGATGTGGACAGATTTTCCGCAAGACTAGGTATGGAAAATATCTCAGCCTCTTTCTCTCTAGTCGCTTTTGATGGAGAAAATCCAATCGGTTTGCTATTGAGTGGTGTAAGAACCATTGGCAAGAACAAGGTAGCATGGAATGGTGGCACGGGGGTAGCAACAGCCTACAGAAGAAAGGGTGTTGGAAAGCTGCTTTTAGATCATGCGCTTGAGATCTATTCCGCTGAAGGGGTGACCCTGTCTACCTTAGAAGCAATAGGAGAGAATGAAAAGGCGATATCCCTCTATCAAGCAAAAGGCTATGAAGTTGTAGATAAAGTCATTCATCTAAGTACAGAAGGACAACCAGAATTCAACGACAGTTATCCTTTTATGACGGTTTATAATTCCGCTTCTGCCGCACCTCATCTCTCACTCTATCAAACAGATACCCCATGGCAAAGTCAGTGGTGGTGCATGAAAGAAGGACAAACGCTACAGTTGCTTTCTGATGAAGGAGAAACAGTGGCATACGCTATGTTCAAACGGCAATATACGGAGGATGGTACACTCAACGCAGTTATTGTCACGCATTGTTTCATCAAAAACGAAATGGAGAATCATGACCGAGTGCTAGAGAGCATGTTTTCCCAATTGTTTCCTTATTCTGCCACGAATTATCAACGTATGGTTGCATTTTTTCAACCGTCCAACATGCCCGTGTATCAGTATCTTCTCGAAAAAGGCTTTGAACATAAAATTGAGCAAGTGTGGATGAAAAAATCGATAAAATCACCAGTACCTGAACGAAACTAA
- a CDS encoding GNAT family N-acetyltransferase, which yields MTNIPLTIRKAEIKDLQAIVDIYNSTVESRMVTADTEPVGVEMRLNWFYDHHEKRPLWVVENNGTICAWISFQDFYGRPAYQATAEISVYLHENTRGKGLGGQLLSSIIKECPGLNIENLVAFIFAHNQPSIRLFQKYGFAQWGLLPEVAELDGTKRDLIILGKKIEL from the coding sequence ATGACAAACATCCCTCTAACAATTAGAAAAGCAGAAATAAAAGATTTACAAGCCATTGTAGATATCTATAATTCCACTGTGGAGAGCAGAATGGTAACTGCAGATACAGAACCCGTAGGAGTAGAAATGCGCCTAAACTGGTTTTATGATCATCATGAAAAAAGACCTTTATGGGTGGTTGAAAACAATGGAACCATTTGTGCCTGGATAAGTTTTCAGGATTTTTATGGACGTCCAGCATATCAAGCAACGGCAGAAATTAGTGTCTATCTTCATGAAAATACTCGCGGAAAAGGGCTTGGTGGGCAGTTGCTCTCCTCCATTATTAAGGAATGCCCTGGACTAAACATAGAAAATCTTGTGGCATTTATTTTTGCACATAATCAACCGAGTATCAGACTTTTTCAAAAATACGGATTTGCACAATGGGGCTTGCTTCCTGAGGTTGCAGAGCTTGACGGTACGAAAAGGGATCTCATTATTCTTGGGAAAAAAATAGAATTATAG
- the nagA gene encoding N-acetylglucosamine-6-phosphate deacetylase has protein sequence MKRPPNSYALISVRVITEKNILNDAYIKWKDGRIVEYGTMETYQNNESLMEWNMGGKFIAAPGFIDLHIHGSNGADVMDCNEQALQTISSSLVKEGTTAFLATTITNSKEKITSALKSVNQYINKTADTQIGSQLLGVHLEGPFINSIRAGAQPLEHIYSPCLDTFQQFQLASGNHIKIVTMAPEMPNGYLLVKKLSESGIIASIGHSDALYEEMILAMEAGAKHVTHLYNGMRGSHHREPGVVGASLAHPELMLELIADGIHVHPAVIKATYLAKGANGLILITDAMRAKWLEDGEYELGGQRVFVKNNTARLQDGTLAGSVIKMNVAVTNMMDFTGCTLQEAIRMASINPARQLKLDHQKGSIALGKDADIVILDTDLNVKMTFIKGELVYKGD, from the coding sequence ATGAAAAGACCTCCAAACAGTTATGCACTAATTTCCGTTCGTGTTATCACAGAAAAAAATATACTTAATGACGCGTATATAAAATGGAAAGACGGTAGGATTGTTGAGTATGGCACAATGGAAACCTACCAAAATAATGAGTCACTTATGGAATGGAATATGGGAGGTAAATTTATTGCAGCTCCAGGTTTTATTGACCTTCATATTCATGGTTCAAACGGTGCAGATGTGATGGATTGTAACGAGCAAGCTCTTCAAACCATCTCGAGCTCACTTGTAAAAGAAGGGACAACTGCGTTTTTAGCAACTACCATAACAAATTCCAAAGAAAAAATTACAAGCGCCCTTAAAAGTGTAAATCAATATATAAATAAAACAGCAGATACCCAAATTGGAAGCCAATTGCTAGGTGTTCACCTTGAAGGACCGTTCATTAACTCCATTCGTGCAGGGGCGCAACCATTAGAACATATTTATTCTCCATGTTTAGACACCTTTCAACAGTTTCAACTTGCATCTGGAAACCATATTAAAATCGTTACCATGGCACCAGAAATGCCTAATGGCTATCTGTTAGTGAAAAAACTTTCAGAAAGTGGAATAATTGCTTCCATTGGTCATTCAGATGCGCTCTACGAGGAGATGATTCTTGCAATGGAGGCTGGAGCCAAGCATGTAACACACCTATATAATGGCATGCGTGGTAGTCACCATAGAGAACCTGGTGTGGTAGGTGCCTCCCTTGCACACCCTGAGTTAATGCTTGAGTTAATTGCGGATGGAATTCACGTTCATCCTGCTGTCATTAAAGCTACTTATTTAGCAAAAGGAGCTAACGGACTTATTCTAATCACAGATGCCATGCGAGCAAAATGGCTAGAAGATGGGGAGTATGAACTAGGAGGACAAAGAGTTTTTGTAAAAAATAACACCGCACGTCTCCAAGATGGAACGCTTGCCGGCAGTGTGATAAAAATGAATGTTGCCGTTACGAATATGATGGATTTTACAGGTTGTACATTACAAGAAGCAATAAGGATGGCTTCCATCAATCCAGCCCGCCAACTAAAATTAGATCATCAAAAAGGAAGTATCGCCCTCGGTAAAGATGCTGATATTGTCATCTTGGATACAGATTTAAATGTAAAAATGACCTTTATTAAAGGAGAACTAGTATACAAGGGGGATTAG